One genomic segment of Candidatus Latescibacterota bacterium includes these proteins:
- a CDS encoding CHAT domain-containing protein: MRRTPRVLAVALPLALLLVGAGTSPPCAAAGSPDAARRQAVASVDSLWLAGDGPAAHALIDSLLPGFRAARDSLAVARLQLRRGSMRAALGDGNAALPALDESLDLARALGDSSIVCDGLRWRAVALGQLGRGLEARAAFTEQLALATAIGDSAGQGWALSGLAYHDGLAGETLQARQRYTRAAAIFRALGHVRGELWVLNGLGMTASDLGEFGVARDSYTRTGAIARQEGFGFLEAMAENNLGTLDFSLGDPGRALAHFERSFALFAAQGAMRERLAIARNIAVCRTELGDLDHAMAMLDSLLADSRAGGYQALEYDILRQRAYVLYSQNRMDEAALGFAPLMDWPADTPVDARIETLVGYCAALEGQGKFAEALALLEANADLDRAGVDLSPRLDYATRRGILLRRLGRPAEALRLLADTAQRADSLGLQSVRSGCLVDAARCAETLDRVDEARGLYLRACEVWEEERSVPLDPEWRERRGETGQAAFTGLASLLLEHEGADSPAFRDAYARLQRYKARTLLEHMRGPGPALPAPPPAVSLERLQGGLLAPTEILLDAYLGEAHSFLLAVTRDSLRVLRLPPRAALEARLDLFDRLVARPPGDDDSRRALLASGGRALAEELLLPLAPLLREHPRVLFAPDGALHGLPLAHLAGFVPGVGEIDGFQVVRVPSAAVLAQLREGGEPGPRPVQRLLALSADGDLEGRPLAGARREASYLAGRYRGVETTLDPSRGALATLADADLLHLALHAEAPPDYAWRASLWLGGAEGPARLSAQTLLAQSFNARLAVLAGCSTAGGRMPVGASAQNIASALLGAGVPAVVASLWALDDAAALAFARAFYPRLERGESVAAALAGARAELAAVAPDPYYWAGLVLVGDGDARLALRRRRLPPRAAGPLAAGAGLLILAFTVAVISRTEGASKG; the protein is encoded by the coding sequence GTGAGGCGGACGCCGCGCGTCCTCGCCGTCGCCCTGCCGCTGGCCCTGCTCCTCGTGGGAGCGGGGACGTCGCCGCCCTGCGCCGCGGCGGGGAGCCCGGACGCCGCCCGGCGCCAGGCCGTCGCGAGCGTCGACAGCCTCTGGCTGGCGGGCGACGGCCCGGCCGCCCACGCGCTCATCGACAGCCTGCTCCCCGGCTTCAGAGCCGCGCGCGACAGCCTCGCGGTGGCCCGTCTGCAGCTGCGCCGCGGCTCCATGCGCGCTGCCCTGGGCGACGGCAACGCCGCCCTGCCCGCCCTCGACGAGTCGCTGGATCTCGCCCGCGCCCTGGGCGACAGCAGCATCGTCTGCGACGGCCTGCGCTGGCGAGCCGTCGCCCTCGGCCAGCTGGGCCGCGGCCTGGAGGCGCGGGCCGCCTTCACCGAGCAGCTCGCCCTGGCCACGGCCATCGGCGACAGCGCGGGCCAGGGCTGGGCGCTGAGCGGACTCGCCTACCACGACGGTCTCGCCGGTGAGACCCTGCAGGCGCGCCAGCGCTACACGCGCGCGGCGGCGATCTTTCGCGCGTTGGGACACGTGCGCGGCGAGCTCTGGGTACTCAACGGGCTGGGCATGACGGCCTCGGACCTGGGGGAGTTCGGCGTCGCCCGCGACAGCTACACGCGCACGGGCGCCATCGCCCGGCAGGAGGGCTTCGGCTTCCTCGAGGCGATGGCGGAGAACAACCTCGGCACGCTGGACTTCTCGCTGGGGGATCCCGGCCGCGCCCTCGCGCACTTCGAGCGCTCCTTCGCGCTCTTCGCGGCCCAGGGGGCGATGCGGGAACGCCTCGCCATCGCCCGCAACATCGCCGTCTGCCGCACGGAGCTGGGCGATCTCGATCACGCCATGGCCATGCTGGACTCGCTGCTGGCCGACAGCCGGGCCGGCGGCTACCAGGCGCTGGAGTACGACATCCTGCGCCAGCGGGCCTACGTGCTCTATTCCCAGAACCGCATGGACGAGGCCGCCCTCGGCTTTGCCCCGCTCATGGACTGGCCCGCGGACACGCCCGTGGACGCGCGGATCGAGACGCTCGTCGGCTACTGCGCCGCCCTCGAAGGCCAGGGCAAGTTCGCGGAGGCGCTCGCGCTCCTCGAGGCCAATGCGGACCTCGACCGCGCCGGCGTGGACCTGTCGCCGCGCCTGGACTACGCCACGCGACGGGGAATCCTGCTGCGGCGCCTGGGTCGACCCGCCGAGGCGCTGCGCCTCCTCGCCGACACCGCCCAGCGCGCCGACTCGCTGGGCCTGCAGTCGGTGCGTTCGGGCTGCCTCGTCGACGCCGCGCGCTGCGCGGAGACCCTGGACCGCGTGGACGAGGCCCGCGGACTCTACCTCCGGGCCTGCGAGGTCTGGGAGGAGGAGCGCAGCGTGCCCCTCGATCCCGAGTGGCGCGAGCGGCGCGGCGAGACCGGCCAGGCGGCCTTCACGGGCCTGGCCTCCCTGCTGCTCGAGCACGAGGGCGCCGACTCTCCCGCCTTCCGCGACGCCTACGCCCGCCTGCAGCGCTACAAGGCGCGCACGCTGCTCGAGCACATGCGCGGCCCCGGCCCGGCCCTGCCCGCCCCGCCGCCCGCCGTGAGTCTCGAGCGGCTGCAGGGCGGGCTCCTCGCGCCCACGGAGATCCTGCTCGACGCCTATCTCGGCGAGGCGCACTCCTTCCTGCTGGCCGTGACCCGGGACTCGCTGCGCGTGCTGCGCCTGCCGCCCAGGGCCGCGCTGGAGGCGCGGCTCGATCTCTTCGACCGGCTCGTGGCCCGTCCTCCCGGGGACGACGACTCGCGCCGGGCGCTGCTCGCGTCCGGCGGCCGCGCGCTGGCGGAGGAGCTGCTGCTGCCGCTCGCGCCGCTGCTGCGGGAACATCCCCGCGTGCTCTTCGCCCCTGACGGGGCGCTGCACGGCCTGCCGCTGGCCCATCTGGCGGGCTTCGTCCCCGGCGTGGGCGAGATCGACGGTTTCCAGGTGGTGCGCGTGCCGTCGGCGGCCGTGCTCGCGCAGCTGCGCGAGGGGGGCGAGCCCGGACCGCGTCCGGTGCAGCGGCTGCTGGCCCTCAGCGCGGACGGCGATCTCGAGGGACGTCCCCTGGCCGGCGCGCGGCGGGAGGCCAGCTACCTCGCCGGGCGCTACCGCGGCGTGGAGACGACGCTGGACCCGTCGCGGGGCGCGCTGGCCACGCTCGCCGACGCGGACCTGCTGCATCTGGCGCTGCACGCGGAGGCGCCGCCCGACTATGCCTGGCGCGCGTCGCTGTGGCTCGGCGGGGCGGAAGGTCCGGCACGGCTGTCGGCGCAGACGCTGCTCGCGCAGTCGTTCAACGCCCGGCTGGCGGTCCTGGCTGGCTGCAGCACCGCGGGCGGGCGCATGCCGGTGGGCGCGAGCGCGCAGAACATCGCCAGCGCGCTGCTCGGGGCGGGCGTGCCGGCCGTGGTGGCGAGCCTCTGGGCGCTTGACGACGCCGCCGCCCTCGCCTTCGCTCGCGCCTTCTACCCGCGTCTCGAGCGCGGCGAAAGCGTGGCGGCCGCCCTGGCCGGGGCCCGCGCGGAGCTTGCCGCCGTGGCGCCGGATCCGTACTACTGGGCGGGTCTGGTGCTGGTGGGCGACGGCGACGCCCGGCTCGCCCTGCGCCGCCGCCGGCTGCCCCCACGGGCCGCCGGGCCGCTCGCCGCGGGCGCCGGGCTGCTGATCCTCGCCTTCACGGTGGCTGTGATTTCGCGTACGGAAGGAGCGTCGAAGGGATGA
- a CDS encoding sigma-70 family RNA polymerase sigma factor has translation MRRRYATLDDDALLTLARNAGDEGERRQAAAALLARYHGRVYQWCAGQLGDPQRAEDAAQEVLLSAYRALPGFDGRARFGSWLFAIARNRCLSERRRRAFPRAEVEPDSRPATTPDPERELIERDARDALLRRLTRWLDPLEQEAVCLRYLERMPVDAITRVLDITQSSGARGVLQSARRKLRRAYPDREAFQDD, from the coding sequence ATGAGACGGCGCTACGCGACCCTGGACGACGACGCCCTGCTGACCCTCGCCCGCAACGCCGGCGACGAGGGCGAGCGCCGTCAGGCCGCCGCCGCGCTGCTCGCGCGCTACCACGGGCGGGTCTACCAGTGGTGCGCGGGCCAGCTGGGCGACCCACAGCGCGCCGAGGACGCGGCGCAGGAGGTGCTCTTGTCCGCCTATCGTGCCCTGCCCGGCTTCGACGGCCGGGCCCGCTTCGGCTCCTGGCTCTTCGCCATCGCGCGGAACCGGTGCCTGAGCGAACGGCGGCGGCGAGCCTTCCCGCGGGCGGAGGTCGAGCCCGACAGCCGTCCGGCCACGACGCCCGACCCCGAGCGCGAACTCATCGAGCGCGACGCCCGCGACGCCCTGCTGCGACGTCTCACGCGCTGGCTGGATCCGCTGGAGCAGGAGGCGGTCTGCCTGCGCTATCTCGAGCGCATGCCGGTCGACGCCATCACGCGGGTCCTCGACATCACGCAGTCCAGCGGCGCCCGCGGCGTGCTGCAGAGCGCACGGCGCAAGCTGCGCCGCGCCTACCCCGACCGGGAGGCCTTCCAGGATGACTGA
- a CDS encoding DASS family sodium-coupled anion symporter: MSPQRRRQVALAAGPLLGLFVASLLGGLPSAQRIMAGVFVFAVHWWITEPVPLYVTGVVTAFASALLLGPLGPSFGAPALDYRLFLTPFASPVVVLMFGGFVMARVFSRQNLDLEFSRFCLARFGLRPRRVLLGVMLLTAGMSMWMSNTATTAIMVASLLPLVRGLPRESPLARAFLLGIPFAANIGGMGTPIGTPPNAIAIGLLADRGVHLSFLAWMAGAFPLMLLMLAIAYALLLAFFPLGGSAFTLDLPAGGPASRRGLVYGTFAVTVLLWLSDAVHHIPSALVALLPVCVFSVAGLFDKEHLRDLAWDILLLIGGGLALGVGIQATGLGESVVRVLALDGLPPLAALAIVGAAMALLATVISHTASANVILPLALTVAAAWPARMGVAAALCASLGMALPISTPPNAIAYGSERLSVRDMARVGALITVLGILLTVLYESAVFRWLPGLFPAVP, from the coding sequence ATGTCTCCCCAGCGACGCCGGCAGGTCGCACTGGCCGCCGGCCCTCTGCTCGGCCTGTTCGTGGCCAGCCTCCTCGGCGGACTGCCGTCCGCGCAGCGGATCATGGCCGGCGTCTTCGTCTTCGCGGTGCACTGGTGGATCACCGAGCCCGTGCCCCTCTACGTGACGGGCGTGGTCACGGCCTTCGCCAGCGCCCTGCTCCTGGGGCCGCTGGGACCCAGCTTCGGGGCGCCGGCGCTGGACTACCGCCTCTTCCTCACCCCCTTCGCCAGTCCCGTGGTCGTCCTCATGTTCGGCGGCTTCGTGATGGCCCGCGTCTTCAGCCGCCAGAACCTCGACCTCGAGTTCTCGCGCTTCTGCCTCGCGCGCTTCGGGCTGCGCCCGCGCCGGGTGCTGCTGGGCGTCATGCTGCTCACCGCAGGCATGTCCATGTGGATGTCCAACACGGCCACCACGGCGATCATGGTGGCGAGCCTGCTGCCCCTGGTGCGGGGCCTGCCCCGGGAGAGCCCGCTGGCGCGCGCCTTCCTGCTCGGCATCCCCTTCGCGGCCAACATCGGCGGGATGGGCACGCCCATCGGCACGCCGCCCAACGCCATCGCCATCGGGCTGCTGGCCGACCGCGGCGTGCACCTGTCCTTCCTCGCCTGGATGGCCGGCGCCTTTCCGCTGATGCTGCTCATGCTCGCCATCGCCTACGCGCTGCTGCTCGCCTTCTTCCCGCTGGGTGGAAGCGCCTTCACGCTGGACCTGCCCGCGGGCGGGCCGGCGTCGCGGCGCGGGCTGGTCTACGGCACCTTCGCCGTGACCGTGCTGCTCTGGCTGAGCGACGCCGTCCACCACATCCCCTCGGCCCTGGTGGCGCTGCTGCCGGTCTGCGTCTTCAGCGTGGCGGGGCTCTTCGACAAGGAGCACCTGCGCGACCTGGCCTGGGACATCCTGCTGCTCATCGGCGGCGGGCTCGCCCTGGGCGTGGGGATTCAGGCCACGGGGCTCGGCGAGAGCGTCGTGCGCGTGCTCGCCCTCGACGGCCTGCCGCCGCTGGCCGCCCTGGCCATCGTGGGCGCGGCCATGGCGCTGCTGGCAACGGTGATCAGCCACACGGCGAGCGCGAACGTCATCCTGCCCCTGGCGCTCACGGTGGCCGCGGCCTGGCCGGCCCGCATGGGCGTGGCGGCCGCGCTCTGCGCGAGCCTGGGCATGGCGCTGCCCATCAGCACCCCTCCCAACGCCATCGCCTATGGATCGGAGCGACTCAGCGTTCGCGACATGGCCCGCGTGGGCGCGCTGATCACCGTGCTGGGGATTCTGCTCACGGTGCTCTACGAGAGCGCCGTCTTTCGCTGGTTGCCGGGGCTCTTCCCGGCGGTACCCTAG